A single Klebsiella variicola DNA region contains:
- the citE gene encoding citrate (pro-3S)-lyase subunit beta, with amino-acid sequence MKPRRSMLFIPGANAAMLSTSFVYGADAVMFDLEDAVSLREKDTARLLVHQALQHPLYQDIETVVRINPLNTPFGLADLEAVVRAGVDMVRLPKTDSKEDIHELEAHVERIERECGREVGSTKLMAAIESALGVVNAVEIARASPRLAAIALAAFDYVMDMGTSRGDGTELFYARCAVLHAARVAGIAAYDVVWSDINNEEGFLAEANLAKNLGFNGKSLVNPRQIELLHQVYAPTRKEVDHALEVIAAAEEAESRGLGVVSLNGKMIDGPIIDHARKVVALSASGIRD; translated from the coding sequence ATGAAACCACGTCGCAGTATGCTGTTCATCCCTGGCGCCAATGCCGCCATGTTAAGCACGTCATTCGTCTACGGCGCTGATGCGGTGATGTTCGACCTGGAAGATGCCGTTTCGCTACGCGAAAAAGATACCGCCCGCTTGCTGGTGCATCAGGCGCTGCAGCATCCGCTGTATCAGGATATCGAAACCGTGGTGCGCATTAACCCGCTGAATACGCCGTTCGGTCTGGCCGATCTTGAAGCGGTGGTCCGCGCGGGTGTGGACATGGTGCGTTTGCCGAAAACCGACAGCAAAGAAGATATCCATGAGCTGGAAGCGCACGTTGAGCGGATTGAACGCGAGTGCGGCCGGGAAGTGGGCAGCACCAAGTTAATGGCGGCGATCGAGTCGGCGCTGGGCGTGGTGAACGCGGTGGAGATTGCGCGCGCCAGCCCGCGTCTGGCGGCGATCGCGCTGGCGGCCTTCGATTACGTCATGGATATGGGCACCTCCCGCGGCGACGGTACTGAACTGTTCTACGCCCGCTGTGCGGTACTGCATGCCGCGCGCGTTGCCGGCATCGCCGCCTATGACGTGGTGTGGTCGGATATCAATAACGAAGAGGGCTTCCTGGCGGAAGCAAATCTGGCTAAAAACCTCGGCTTCAACGGCAAATCGCTGGTCAACCCACGACAAATTGAACTCCTGCATCAGGTCTATGCCCCGACGCGCAAAGAGGTCGACCATGCGCTGGAGGTGATTGCCGCCGCGGAAGAGGCAGAGTCGCGCGGTCTGGGCGTGGTATCGCTGAACGGCAAAATGATCGATGGACCGATTATTGACCACGCGCGCAAAGTGGTGGCGCTCTCGGCTTCCGGGATTCGTGATTAA
- the dapB gene encoding 4-hydroxy-tetrahydrodipicolinate reductase, whose protein sequence is MHDAQIRVAIAGAGGRMGRQLIQAALQMEGVALGAALEREGSSLVGSDAGELAGAGKAGVAVQSSLTAVKDDFDVLIDFTRPEGTLNHLAFCREHGKGMVIGTTGFDDAGKQAIRDAAQEIAIVFAANFSVGVNVLLKLLEKAAKVMGDYTDIEIIEAHHRHKVDAPSGTALAMGEAIAGALNKDLKECAVYSREGHTGERVPGTIGFATVRAGDIVGEHTAMFADIGERIEITHKASSRMTFANGAVRSALWLKDKKNGLFDMRDVLDLNSL, encoded by the coding sequence ATGCATGATGCACAAATCCGCGTGGCCATCGCCGGCGCGGGCGGCCGGATGGGACGCCAGTTAATTCAGGCTGCATTGCAGATGGAAGGCGTGGCGCTGGGCGCGGCGCTGGAGCGCGAAGGGTCAAGCCTGGTGGGCAGCGACGCCGGGGAGCTGGCGGGCGCCGGCAAAGCGGGCGTCGCGGTGCAGAGCAGCCTGACGGCGGTAAAAGATGATTTCGACGTGTTGATCGATTTTACCCGCCCGGAAGGCACGCTGAATCATCTGGCGTTTTGCCGCGAGCACGGCAAAGGGATGGTCATCGGCACCACCGGTTTTGACGACGCTGGCAAGCAGGCGATTCGCGACGCCGCGCAGGAGATTGCCATTGTCTTCGCCGCTAACTTTAGCGTCGGCGTCAACGTCCTGTTAAAGCTGCTGGAGAAGGCGGCAAAGGTGATGGGCGACTACACCGACATCGAAATTATCGAAGCGCACCACCGGCATAAAGTGGATGCGCCGTCAGGCACCGCGCTGGCGATGGGCGAAGCGATCGCCGGAGCATTGAACAAAGATCTGAAGGAATGCGCCGTCTACAGTCGTGAAGGTCATACCGGCGAACGCGTTCCGGGCACCATTGGCTTCGCCACCGTCCGTGCGGGCGATATCGTCGGGGAGCATACGGCGATGTTTGCTGATATCGGTGAGCGTATTGAAATCACCCATAAAGCCTCCAGCCGGATGACCTTTGCTAATGGCGCGGTTCGCTCTGCATTGTGGCTGAAAGACAAGAAAAATGGTCTGTTTGACATGCGTGATGTGCTGGATTTGAACAGTTTATAA
- the carB gene encoding carbamoyl-phosphate synthase large subunit: MPKRTDIKSILILGAGPIVIGQACEFDYSGAQACKALREEGYRVILVNSNPATIMTDPEMADATYIEPIHWEVVRKIIEKERPDAVLPTMGGQTALNCALELERQGVLAEFGVTMIGATADAIDKAEDRRRFDVAMKKIGLDTARSGIAHTMEEALAVAADVGFPCIIRPSFTMGGTGGGIAYNREEFEEICERGLDLSPTNELLIDESLIGWKEYEMEVVRDKNDNCIIVCSIENFDAMGIHTGDSITVAPAQTLTDKEYQIMRNASMAVLREIGVETGGSNVQFSVNPKDGRLIVIEMNPRVSRSSALASKATGFPIAKVAAKLAVGYTLDELMNDITGGRTPASFEPSIDYVVTKIPRFNFEKFAGANDRLTTQMKSVGEVMAIGRTQQESLQKALRGLEVGATGFDPKVSLDDPEALTKIRRELKDAGAERIWYIADAFRAGLSVDGVFNLTNIDRWFLVQIEELVRLEEKVVEVGINGLDADFLRTLKRKGFADARLAKLAGVREAEIRKLRDQYDLHPVYKRVDTCAAEFATDTAYMYSTYEEECESNPSVDRDKIMVLGGGPNRIGQGIEFDYCCVHASLALREDGYETIMVNCNPETVSTDYDTSDRLYFEPVTLEDVLEIVRIEKPKGVIVQYGGQTPLKLARALEAAGVPVIGTSPDAIDRAEDRERFQHAVDRLKLKQPANATVTAIEQAVERAKEIGYPLVVRPSYVLGGRAMEIVYDEQDLRRYFQTAVSVSNDAPVLLDRFLDDAIEVDVDAICDGEMVLIGGIMEHIEQAGVHSGDSACSLPAYTLSQEIQDVMREQVQKLAFELQVRGLMNVQFAVKDNEVYLIEVNPRAARTVPFVSKATGVPLAKVAARVMAGKTLAQQGVTKEIIPPYYSVKEVVLPFNKFPGVDPLLGPEMRSTGEVMGVGRTFAEAFAKAQLGSNSTMKKQGRALLSVREGDKERVVDLAAKLLKFGFELDATHGTAIVLGEAGINPRLVNKVHEGRPHIQDRIKNGEYTYIINTTAGRQAIEDSKLIRRSALQYKVHYDTTLNGGFATAMALNADATEKVISVQEMHAQITK; encoded by the coding sequence ATGCCAAAACGTACAGACATAAAAAGTATCCTGATTCTGGGCGCGGGCCCGATTGTTATCGGTCAGGCGTGTGAGTTTGACTACTCCGGCGCGCAGGCCTGTAAAGCCCTGCGTGAAGAGGGCTACCGCGTTATTCTGGTGAACTCCAACCCGGCGACCATCATGACCGACCCGGAAATGGCTGATGCGACCTACATCGAGCCGATTCACTGGGAAGTGGTACGTAAAATTATCGAAAAAGAGCGCCCGGATGCCGTGCTGCCGACCATGGGCGGCCAGACCGCGCTGAACTGTGCGCTGGAGCTGGAACGTCAGGGCGTGCTGGCAGAGTTCGGCGTGACCATGATCGGCGCCACTGCGGACGCGATTGATAAAGCGGAAGACCGTCGTCGCTTCGACGTGGCGATGAAGAAAATCGGCCTCGACACCGCGCGCTCCGGCATCGCCCACACCATGGAAGAAGCGCTGGCGGTTGCCGCCGACGTTGGCTTCCCGTGCATTATCCGTCCGTCCTTTACGATGGGCGGCACCGGCGGCGGTATCGCCTATAACCGCGAAGAGTTCGAAGAAATCTGCGAACGCGGCCTGGATCTCTCTCCGACCAACGAACTGCTGATCGATGAATCGCTGATCGGCTGGAAAGAGTACGAGATGGAAGTGGTGCGCGATAAGAACGACAACTGCATCATCGTCTGCTCGATTGAAAACTTCGATGCCATGGGGATCCATACCGGCGACTCCATCACCGTTGCCCCGGCGCAGACCCTGACCGACAAAGAATACCAAATCATGCGTAACGCCTCGATGGCGGTCCTGCGTGAAATCGGTGTGGAAACCGGCGGCTCAAACGTGCAGTTCTCGGTGAACCCGAAAGACGGTCGCCTGATCGTTATCGAAATGAACCCGCGCGTCTCCCGCTCTTCGGCGCTGGCCTCGAAAGCCACCGGCTTCCCGATTGCTAAAGTGGCGGCCAAGCTGGCAGTGGGCTACACCCTTGACGAGCTGATGAACGACATCACCGGCGGCCGCACTCCGGCTTCCTTCGAGCCCTCCATCGACTACGTGGTAACCAAAATTCCACGCTTCAACTTCGAAAAATTCGCTGGCGCGAACGACCGTCTAACCACGCAGATGAAATCCGTCGGCGAAGTGATGGCGATTGGCCGCACCCAGCAGGAATCGCTGCAGAAAGCGCTGCGCGGCCTGGAAGTGGGCGCCACCGGCTTCGACCCGAAAGTGAGCCTCGACGACCCGGAAGCGCTGACCAAAATTCGCCGCGAGCTGAAAGACGCTGGCGCCGAGCGTATCTGGTACATCGCGGATGCCTTCCGCGCCGGCCTCTCGGTAGACGGCGTCTTCAACCTGACCAATATCGACCGCTGGTTCCTGGTGCAGATTGAAGAGCTGGTGCGTCTGGAAGAGAAAGTGGTGGAAGTGGGCATCAACGGCCTCGACGCCGACTTCCTGCGTACCCTGAAGCGTAAAGGCTTTGCCGATGCGCGTCTGGCGAAACTGGCGGGCGTGCGGGAAGCGGAAATTCGCAAGCTGCGCGACCAGTATGACCTGCATCCGGTCTACAAGCGCGTGGACACCTGCGCCGCCGAATTCGCCACCGATACCGCCTACATGTACTCCACTTATGAAGAAGAGTGTGAGTCCAACCCGTCCGTTGACCGCGATAAAATCATGGTCCTCGGCGGCGGCCCGAACCGTATCGGCCAGGGTATCGAATTTGACTACTGCTGCGTACACGCCTCTCTGGCGCTGCGCGAAGACGGTTACGAGACCATCATGGTCAACTGTAACCCGGAAACCGTGTCTACCGACTATGACACCTCCGACCGTCTGTACTTCGAGCCGGTGACCCTGGAAGACGTGCTGGAAATCGTGCGCATCGAGAAGCCGAAGGGCGTTATCGTGCAGTACGGCGGCCAGACGCCGCTGAAGCTGGCGCGCGCCCTGGAAGCCGCAGGCGTACCGGTTATCGGCACCAGCCCGGACGCTATCGACCGCGCGGAAGACCGTGAGCGCTTCCAGCATGCGGTTGACCGTCTGAAGCTGAAGCAGCCGGCGAACGCCACCGTCACTGCCATTGAGCAGGCGGTAGAGAGAGCGAAAGAGATTGGCTACCCGCTGGTGGTTCGTCCGTCTTACGTGCTTGGCGGCCGGGCGATGGAAATTGTTTACGACGAGCAGGATCTGCGCCGCTACTTCCAGACCGCGGTTAGCGTCTCCAACGATGCACCGGTACTGCTGGATCGCTTCCTCGACGACGCGATTGAAGTGGATGTCGATGCCATCTGCGACGGCGAAATGGTGCTGATTGGCGGCATCATGGAGCATATCGAGCAGGCGGGCGTACACTCCGGCGACTCAGCCTGTTCCCTGCCAGCGTATACGCTGAGCCAGGAAATTCAGGATGTGATGCGCGAGCAGGTGCAGAAGCTGGCTTTCGAGCTGCAGGTTCGTGGTCTGATGAACGTCCAGTTCGCGGTGAAAGATAACGAAGTTTATCTGATTGAAGTGAACCCGCGTGCGGCGCGTACCGTGCCGTTCGTCTCCAAAGCCACCGGTGTCCCGCTGGCGAAAGTCGCGGCGCGCGTAATGGCCGGTAAGACGCTGGCGCAGCAGGGCGTGACCAAAGAGATCATCCCGCCGTACTACTCGGTGAAAGAGGTGGTTCTGCCGTTCAACAAATTCCCGGGCGTTGACCCGCTGTTAGGGCCTGAAATGCGCTCTACCGGGGAAGTGATGGGCGTGGGTCGTACCTTCGCGGAAGCGTTCGCCAAAGCGCAGCTGGGCAGCAACTCAACCATGAAGAAACAGGGCCGCGCGCTGCTCTCCGTCCGCGAAGGCGATAAAGAGCGCGTGGTTGACCTGGCGGCGAAGCTGCTGAAGTTTGGCTTTGAGCTGGATGCGACCCACGGTACGGCGATTGTACTGGGCGAAGCCGGTATCAACCCGCGTCTGGTGAACAAGGTGCATGAAGGTCGTCCGCACATTCAGGACCGTATCAAGAATGGCGAATACACCTACATCATCAACACCACCGCAGGTCGCCAGGCGATTGAAGACTCCAAGCTGATTCGCCGCAGCGCGCTGCAGTACAAGGTGCATTACGACACCACCCTGAACGGCGGCTTTGCCACCGCGATGGCGCTGAACGCTGACGCCACCGAGAAGGTGATTTCGGTTCAGGAAATGCACGCGCAAATCACCAAATAA
- the citG gene encoding triphosphoribosyl-dephospho-CoA synthase CitG codes for MSDVLMNPARVRRVKPLSAEEVVSAVERALLTEVRLTPKPGLVDIRNAGAHRDMDLASFEASTAVVAPWMEKFFIMGHDTAAVAPEQVLMMLRPVGMACENDMLEATGGVNTHRGAIFAFGLLSAAAGRLVSKGEPIEQHRLCDQVARFCRGMVMQELSSAGGERLSKGEAHFLRYGLPGARGEAESGFLTVRTQALPVFTRMMEETGDSNLALLQTLLHLMAWNDDTNLVSRGGLAGLNFVQQEAQRLLWQGGVLADGGLEALRQFDDELIARHLSPGGSADLLAVTWFLSTFPAGALFPL; via the coding sequence ATGAGCGACGTGTTAATGAATCCGGCGCGTGTGCGGCGCGTGAAGCCACTGAGTGCCGAAGAGGTGGTCAGCGCGGTAGAGCGCGCGCTGTTGACTGAAGTTCGCCTGACCCCTAAGCCCGGGTTGGTGGATATTCGTAACGCTGGCGCGCACCGGGATATGGATCTGGCCTCGTTTGAGGCCAGCACCGCGGTGGTGGCGCCATGGATGGAGAAATTTTTCATCATGGGCCACGATACTGCGGCGGTCGCGCCGGAGCAGGTATTGATGATGCTGCGCCCGGTGGGAATGGCCTGTGAGAACGATATGCTGGAGGCCACCGGAGGGGTGAATACCCATCGCGGGGCGATCTTCGCTTTTGGCCTGCTCAGCGCGGCGGCGGGCAGGCTGGTGTCGAAAGGTGAGCCGATAGAGCAGCACCGGCTTTGCGACCAGGTGGCGCGCTTCTGTCGCGGCATGGTTATGCAGGAATTGTCTTCTGCTGGCGGGGAACGGCTCAGTAAAGGCGAGGCTCATTTTCTGCGTTATGGTCTCCCCGGGGCCCGCGGCGAGGCGGAGAGCGGTTTCCTGACGGTGCGTACCCAGGCCTTGCCAGTCTTTACCCGCATGATGGAAGAGACCGGCGACAGCAATCTGGCGCTGCTGCAAACCCTGCTGCATCTGATGGCGTGGAATGATGACACCAACCTGGTCTCGCGCGGCGGGCTTGCCGGGCTGAACTTTGTCCAGCAGGAGGCGCAGCGACTGCTGTGGCAGGGCGGCGTGCTGGCGGACGGCGGGCTGGAGGCGCTGCGCCAGTTTGACGATGAGCTGATTGCCCGCCATCTCAGCCCCGGCGGCAGCGCCGATCTGCTGGCGGTGACCTGGTTTTTATCCACGTTTCCCGCCGGCGCGCTTTTCCCGCTGTAA
- the citD gene encoding citrate lyase acyl carrier protein produces MEMKIDALAGTLESSDVMVRIGPAAQPGIQLEIDSIVKQQFGAAIEQVVRETLAQLGVKQANVVVDDKGALECVLRARVQAAALRAAQQSQLQWSQL; encoded by the coding sequence ATGGAAATGAAGATTGACGCCCTGGCCGGCACGCTGGAGTCCAGCGATGTGATGGTCAGGATTGGACCGGCGGCGCAGCCGGGCATTCAGCTGGAAATCGACAGCATTGTGAAACAACAGTTTGGCGCTGCGATTGAGCAGGTGGTCAGAGAAACGCTGGCGCAGCTTGGCGTGAAGCAGGCCAACGTGGTGGTCGATGATAAAGGCGCCCTGGAGTGCGTACTGCGGGCCCGTGTACAGGCCGCGGCGCTGCGCGCGGCGCAACAGTCTCAATTGCAATGGAGCCAGTTATGA
- the citC gene encoding [citrate (pro-3S)-lyase] ligase, whose translation MTLILKRVQLLKDKPRREAIDRFLRQHQLSLEADCEMAIIAEYQQRLVGCGAIAGNVLKCIAIDPSLQGEGLSLKLLTELLTLAYELGRSELFLFTKPSNAALFSGAGFWPIAQAGDRAVLMENSRERLTRYCRQLAMYRQPGRKIGAIVMNANPFTLGHRWLVEQAARQCDWLHLFVVKEDASCFSYHDRFTLIEKGIAGIDKVTLHPGSAYLISRATFPGYFLKEQGVVDDCHSQIDLQIFRERLAPALQITHRFVGTEPLCSLTRSYNQRMKALLEAPGDAPPVEVVELARIEKNGGPISASRVRELYRQRNWQAVAALVPPGTLSFLMQLAESEHQTA comes from the coding sequence ATGACACTGATATTAAAACGCGTTCAGCTATTAAAAGATAAACCGCGGCGAGAGGCGATCGATCGGTTTCTCCGCCAGCATCAACTGTCGTTAGAGGCCGACTGCGAAATGGCGATTATCGCCGAGTATCAGCAGCGGCTGGTCGGCTGCGGTGCTATCGCCGGCAATGTGCTGAAATGCATCGCCATCGATCCCTCGCTGCAGGGGGAGGGGCTGAGCCTTAAATTACTGACCGAGCTCCTGACGCTGGCCTATGAGCTGGGGCGCAGCGAGCTGTTTTTATTCACTAAACCCAGTAACGCTGCGCTATTTTCCGGGGCAGGCTTCTGGCCAATTGCCCAGGCGGGCGATCGCGCTGTATTAATGGAAAACAGCCGCGAACGGCTGACGCGCTATTGCCGACAGCTGGCGATGTACCGTCAGCCGGGGCGCAAAATCGGCGCCATTGTGATGAATGCCAATCCCTTCACTCTCGGCCACCGTTGGCTGGTGGAGCAGGCGGCACGCCAGTGCGACTGGTTACATCTGTTTGTCGTGAAGGAAGATGCCTCCTGCTTTTCCTATCACGATCGCTTTACGCTTATCGAAAAAGGTATCGCCGGCATCGACAAAGTGACGCTGCATCCCGGCTCGGCATACCTCATCTCGCGGGCGACGTTTCCCGGCTACTTCCTCAAAGAGCAGGGCGTGGTCGATGACTGCCACAGCCAGATTGACCTGCAGATATTCCGTGAACGCCTGGCCCCGGCGCTGCAGATAACCCATCGCTTTGTCGGCACCGAGCCGCTGTGTTCGCTGACCCGTAGCTACAACCAGCGCATGAAAGCGTTGCTGGAAGCGCCCGGTGACGCGCCGCCAGTTGAAGTTGTGGAGCTGGCGCGCATCGAAAAAAACGGCGGGCCGATATCCGCTTCCCGCGTGCGCGAGCTGTACCGACAGCGCAACTGGCAAGCCGTCGCGGCGCTGGTGCCGCCGGGCACCCTCTCTTTTCTGATGCAACTGGCGGAGAGCGAACATCAAACCGCCTGA
- the carA gene encoding glutamine-hydrolyzing carbamoyl-phosphate synthase small subunit has translation MIKSALLVLEDGTQFHGRAIGATGTAVGEVVFNTSMTGYQEILTDPSYSRQIVTLTYPHIGNVGTNAADEESSQVHAQGLVIRDLPLIASNFRNTEDLSSYLKRHNIVAIADIDTRKLTRLLREKGAQNGCIIAGDSPDAQLALEKAKAFPGLNGMDLAKEVTTAETYSWTQGSWTLAGDLPEAKAESELPFHVVAYDFGAKRNILRMLVDRGCRLTVVPAQTSAEDVLKMNPDGIFLSNGPGDPAPCDYAIDAIEKFLETDIPVFGICLGHQLLALASGAKTIKMKFGHHGGNHPVKDIDNNVVMITAQNHGFAVDEATLPANLRVTHKSLFDGTLQGIHRTDKPAFSFQGHPEASPGPHDAAPLFDHFIELIELYRQSAK, from the coding sequence TTGATTAAGTCAGCGCTATTGGTTCTGGAAGACGGAACCCAGTTTCACGGTCGGGCCATCGGGGCAACCGGCACGGCGGTTGGGGAAGTCGTTTTCAATACTTCAATGACCGGTTATCAAGAAATCCTCACTGATCCTTCCTATTCCCGCCAAATCGTCACTCTTACTTATCCTCATATTGGTAATGTCGGCACCAACGCCGCCGATGAAGAATCTTCTCAGGTACACGCGCAGGGTCTGGTGATCCGCGATCTGCCGCTGATTGCCAGCAACTTCCGCAATACTGAAGATCTTTCTTCTTATCTGAAGCGCCATAACATCGTGGCGATTGCCGATATCGATACCCGCAAGCTGACGCGTCTGCTGCGTGAGAAAGGGGCGCAGAACGGCTGCATCATCGCGGGCGACAGCCCGGATGCTCAGCTGGCGCTGGAGAAAGCGAAAGCGTTCCCGGGTCTGAACGGCATGGATCTGGCGAAGGAAGTGACCACCGCAGAAACCTACAGCTGGACGCAGGGCAGCTGGACTCTGGCGGGCGACCTGCCGGAAGCGAAAGCGGAAAGCGAGCTGCCGTTCCACGTTGTGGCGTATGACTTCGGCGCGAAACGCAACATCCTGCGCATGCTGGTGGACCGCGGCTGCCGCCTGACGGTGGTGCCGGCGCAGACCTCTGCCGAAGACGTGCTGAAAATGAATCCGGACGGTATTTTCCTCTCTAACGGCCCAGGCGACCCGGCGCCGTGCGATTACGCTATCGACGCGATTGAAAAATTCCTTGAGACCGATATTCCGGTATTCGGTATCTGCCTTGGCCATCAGCTGCTGGCGCTGGCGAGTGGTGCGAAGACCATTAAGATGAAGTTCGGCCACCACGGCGGCAACCATCCGGTGAAAGATATTGATAACAATGTGGTGATGATCACCGCGCAGAACCACGGTTTTGCGGTTGACGAAGCCACCTTGCCGGCCAACCTGCGCGTGACCCACAAGTCGCTGTTCGACGGCACCCTGCAGGGCATTCATCGTACCGACAAACCGGCGTTTAGCTTCCAGGGGCACCCTGAAGCGAGCCCGGGGCCGCACGATGCCGCGCCGCTGTTCGACCACTTTATCGAGTTAATTGAGCTCTACCGTCAGTCCGCGAAATAA
- the citF gene encoding citrate lyase subunit alpha: MKETVAMLNQQYVMPEGLTPYAGVTAKSPWLASETEKRQRKICDSLETAIRRSGLQNGMTISFHHAFRGGDKVVNMVMATLAKMGFRDLTLASSSLIDAHWPLIEHIKNGVIRQIYTSGLRGKLGEEISAGLMENPVQIHSHGGRVQLIQSGELSIDVAFLGVPCCDEFGNANGFSGKSRCGSLGYARVDAEHAKCVVLLTEAWVDYPNYPASIAQDQVDLIVQVDEVGDPEKITAGAIRLTSNPRELLIARQAAKVVEHSGYFKDGFSLQTGTGGASLAVSRFLEDKMRRNGITASFGLGGITGTMVDLHEKGLIKTLLDTQSFDGDAARSLAQNPNHVEISTNQYASPGSKGASCERLNVVMLSALEIDTDFNVNVMTGSNGVLRGASGGHSDTAAGADLTIITAPLVRGRIPCVVEKVLTRVTPGASVDVLVTDHGIAVNPARQDLIDNLRSAGIPLMTIEELQQRAELLTGKPQPIEFTDRVVAVVRYRDGSVIDVIRQVKNSD, translated from the coding sequence ATGAAAGAGACTGTAGCAATGCTTAATCAGCAGTACGTGATGCCGGAAGGACTGACCCCTTATGCGGGCGTGACGGCGAAAAGTCCGTGGCTGGCCAGTGAAACAGAAAAGCGCCAGCGTAAAATCTGCGACTCGCTGGAAACGGCAATCCGTCGCTCCGGCCTGCAAAACGGCATGACCATTTCGTTCCACCACGCGTTTCGCGGCGGTGACAAAGTGGTCAACATGGTCATGGCAACGCTGGCGAAAATGGGCTTTCGCGATCTGACCCTGGCATCCAGTTCGCTGATCGACGCCCACTGGCCGCTGATCGAGCATATTAAAAATGGCGTGATCCGCCAGATCTACACCTCCGGTCTGCGCGGCAAGCTTGGCGAGGAGATCTCCGCCGGCCTGATGGAAAACCCGGTGCAGATCCACTCCCACGGCGGTCGCGTACAGCTGATCCAAAGCGGCGAACTGTCGATTGATGTGGCGTTTCTCGGCGTCCCTTGCTGCGATGAGTTTGGCAATGCCAACGGCTTTAGCGGTAAGTCGCGCTGCGGTTCGCTGGGCTATGCGCGCGTTGATGCGGAACATGCCAAATGCGTGGTGCTGTTGACCGAAGCGTGGGTGGATTACCCAAACTATCCGGCCAGCATTGCCCAGGATCAGGTGGATCTGATCGTCCAGGTGGACGAAGTCGGCGATCCGGAAAAAATTACCGCTGGGGCGATCCGTCTGACCAGCAACCCGCGCGAACTGCTGATTGCCCGCCAGGCGGCGAAGGTGGTCGAGCATTCCGGGTACTTTAAAGACGGCTTCTCGCTGCAGACTGGCACCGGCGGCGCCTCGCTGGCTGTCAGCCGCTTTCTCGAAGACAAAATGCGCCGTAACGGCATCACCGCCAGCTTCGGCCTCGGCGGCATCACCGGCACGATGGTCGATCTGCACGAAAAGGGGCTGATCAAAACGCTGCTCGATACCCAGTCGTTCGATGGCGACGCCGCGCGTTCGCTGGCGCAGAACCCGAACCACGTCGAGATCTCCACCAATCAGTATGCCAGCCCAGGCTCTAAAGGCGCCTCCTGCGAGCGCTTAAACGTGGTAATGCTCAGCGCGCTGGAAATCGATACCGACTTTAACGTCAACGTGATGACCGGCTCTAACGGCGTGCTGCGCGGCGCTTCCGGCGGACATAGCGATACCGCCGCCGGCGCGGATCTGACCATCATTACCGCGCCGTTAGTTCGCGGGCGAATTCCCTGCGTCGTGGAAAAAGTGCTGACCCGCGTGACGCCGGGAGCCAGCGTGGATGTGCTGGTCACTGACCACGGCATAGCGGTCAACCCGGCACGTCAGGACCTGATCGACAATTTGCGCAGCGCAGGCATTCCGCTGATGACCATTGAGGAGCTGCAGCAGCGTGCGGAACTGCTAACCGGCAAGCCGCAGCCGATCGAATTTACCGATCGGGTGGTGGCGGTGGTGCGCTATCGCGACGGTTCGGTCATCGATGTGATTCGTCAGGTGAAAAACAGCGACTAA